In Penaeus monodon isolate SGIC_2016 chromosome 7, NSTDA_Pmon_1, whole genome shotgun sequence, the genomic stretch GTAAGGGACGCATTTATGTCGGCCACTGAATGCCGTAACTGTTTATTTGACATGTCGAGGATCTCAACAGTGGTGACGATAGGAATGTTTCAACTCGTGACTCACTTTGACATTGACGTTCGGACCGTGGGCGTGAGGCAGCACCAGCCAACGTGGCCGCCCTCCGGGTTCTATGTTGACTTCCAGCATGAGGCCGCCCGACCCGCCCACCCAGGGGAGGCCAGACAAGCCACACACAAGCACGCGAACCCTGTGGGAGGCCAGCAGTGTAAAGGCAGAAGTACGGATTCGGTCGCTATgtttaaacaaacacaacatcTTCTTCATGAAATCCTAAAGTTccctatgtgattttttttcgttggCTTTCCTTAGACGCTTCGCAAAAACTTGTGAAAGAAAGTAATATGGAGATTAAAGTGGAGTTGAGCTCCCCTGCTTGCTTACTAGAGATACTCACCATCTCCCCTGCCGGCTGAGGACCTTGAGCGTGACGGCGCCGTAGCACTCCTTGGCAGGGTCGGTGACGCCCCCAGCGGCAGGCCTCACGCACGCCGGCTCAGGCATGTCCTCGGCCTCGTCGTCGCTGCTCTTGTGCTGCTCCTCGTCTGGAAGGACGGGTTTCGGAAGGTTCATGACACAAGGCGGTCTTGGCTTTATAGCGCACCACGTGCTCTCGTCAGGTCAGCGCGTGTGCATCgtctgcgcatgtgtgtgtgcgatggGTGACGGGTAGCGCGTTTGGGTGTGTGTCCAGAGGCGTCATCTCATATTTCTTTGAGTAGTGAGTTTTTGGACATTCGGCCTACTGTACTTGAGTTAGCACTTAGCCTCACTGGTTAATCTATATTGTTAGCGAATTGTTAACATTGcctgatttttattataaacatgacAAGCTCCTTAACAACCCCAGTGAACTTTTGTACATTGCATCTCCAACGATTATACTATGAAAAGCTATTTACTAGTTATAGTGAGTTGCGTTTCGTTTATACCTGCTTAACCAGTTCTTTTGAATAGAAATATCCAATCTCCTATGACTCGTGCTAGGTAATTTCGTGTCAAATTTTGGTAAATAATGGGCAGTAAATTccattcttttgttatttctgtaAACGATGCCTTTTAAGAAATGCCTTTCTTAGAAAATTGTGTTTAATTCTCTTAGTAACACATGAAAACTATTTCCAGCCTCAGCATAGTGTCATTGAATGGCAAACCTAGACATCTAGAGTTACAGATGCGCTATATGCATGATAAATCtcattataattttacattatgttTTACATAAAACCGAAAAAGTTCTTTCTGGCGCATGATGAGCCTCCCCTGAAAAACCTGGacgcctctcctccttcccaaaTGGCGCCcctgtatgtgtctgtttatgtgtacatgtCCGTGCTGCTTGACTCTTGTGCGCTTATATGGGCGTTATTGCTATGTGATATGTTTTTTAGAAATGAATCGATGATAAATAAGCTTTAAACCTCCAGTCCTGTCGAAATGCTTTGTTGTTATCAGCTaaatgaaatatgcatatttccgGGCACATTTTCCATTTACTTTATCTTGTCgggaagaaaataattaatttaagcTTATTTTCTCACCTAATAATTTGCAcatgacaattattataattttctttcgtaAGGATGCAAATGTTAGCAAAATGGTCAATAactatttacatgtgtgtgtatatatgcatatatatatatatatatatatatatatatatatatatatatatatatatatatatatatatatatatatagatagatagatagatagatagatagatagatagatagatagatacacacacacacatacacacacacacacacacacacacacacacacaacacacacacacacacacacacacacacacacacatacacacaaacacacacacacacacacacacacacacacatacacacaaacacacacacacacacacacacacacacacacacacacacacacacacacacacacacacacacatatatatatatatatatatatatatatatatatatatatatatatatatatatatatatatatacatatatatatatatatatatatatatatatatatatatatatatatatatttacttatttatctatatctatgtatgtgtgtgtgtgtgtgtgtgtgtacatatatggtgCATAAAAATCGTTGCACAAACTAGATCTGTTGAAATGTGAAACTCACTTTTCAATAAACCTagtttttctaccacagtatcatCACGGTAGAGTATTTTGCCATTTATATACGtccattcacacaaacacacccatgccaccaaacacacacacacacacaaacacacacacacacacacacacacacacacacacacacacacacacacacacacacacacacacacacacacacacacatatatatatatatatatatatatatatatatatatatatatatatattatatatatatatacacatatatatatatatatatatatatatatatatatatatatatatatatatatatatatatatatatatatatattcacacatagattCATGTCAGTCGCAGACTGGTGATTGACGAatacataacaatgatgatggaaaCTTCTCGCAATATGAAAAATGATTTTGATTTCTTGGCGGGTTAGGATGGGCGTGGAATATTAGTGGATGAGAAGCTGAAGGTTTACTTTCAAGTTACAGATGTTCAAACCTTAAATGATTAATTGAAATCTAAAGCCTTTCTGGAAATACTTATGCAAACATTTATTTCTGTTCAGGTCTGTAAATGttaacgtgtatgtgtgcatgtccgtgtgtgtgcagtAAATAATTAACTCGGAGGCATGCAACACCTGAAGAATGGGCCAGATTTTAATTGCAAGCGCTCAGATTAGGTGGATCTTATTCCATCAAGGCGGCGATTAACATCTGCTAATCTAAATTTGATCCGTCCACGTGCCTTGGCAACCGGCGACACGGATCCACGTGACACGGAGCCAGGCTGTGACGCGGTCGTGCGGGTACTACCTTGCAGGCTGAAGGGCTGCGGGTGCTCGGCCTTGCTCTTCATCAGGTGGTTGAGGCCCGAAATCACCGCCGACCAGTTGGCCATCTTCGTCCGCGGCGTCGTGGGCGTCGTGGCCGGCGACTCTCCCGTGGGCGTGGAGTAGTTGGACGCGGACACGTTGGCCACGCCCTGCAGCGACGACGCTCTCTCCAGCCTGGGGCTGCCCATCGGGGTCAGTGCGGGGGGCGTGGCGAGCTGGCAGTCCGTgtcgagggagagggtggagcggGAGATGTGTGCGTTGGAAATGAGCGGGTTAGGATGGGCGTGGAAGGCGAGGGCGTCGGGCAAGGGCCTGGAGGCGGGGCTGGAGGCCGCCTGAGGAGCGTGGCTCCTCCTTGGAGGAGCGACGGGAGGCAGCGCCGGCCATGACGGTTTCTGCGAGTCTGTAGAAACAACCAGAAAATCGGCGGTGAGGGCGATGTGTTGCAGTCGCCTTCAGCGCTGGAACATTCGTGTGCGCGCAGGGAGGGGAAAGCACTTCAGGAGACTAGAAGAGGAAAATCAGTAAGCGGGAACTGTGAAGATGGTGTATTTGATATTAGGAATGGTCagaatcaaacttttttttcctttctaatatTTGGTATGTGCAATCAGTCCTTATATTACCGCCCATCTACATAATGCCCAATCACTTATTCTTAAACATGACAGCGATCAGCACTCTAATGCCTGGCGATTATATCATGGAAtgatgtatgtgcgcgtgtgtgtgtgttcatgtgtgtgtgtgtgtgtgtgtgtgtgtgtgtgtgtgtgtgtgtgtgtgtgtgtgtgtgtgtgtgtgtgtgtgtgtgtgtgtgtgtgtgtgtgtgtgtgtgtgtgtgtttctgtgcgtgcggGTGAATGCGAAAGATATTTAGCAACTTGAAAATAAACtggcaatttagaaaaaaaaataatccaaaagtaATCTGATTTATACTATATTTGAACATGCAATGACTGGATGATATGTGATTATCGGAACACCATAAAACTCTAAGCTGCTAGTCAGAGGATGCAGGTTACTGAGATACCATATGCGAGTTAACATGAGCCATACGTAAACATTCTGCTAGATTAAATATCAAGcatcttcctttcgcattaccaTTATGATCGGATTACCTGTTACCGATTACCTGATAGCCCACCTCATGGAAGAGGATTGTGGTGAAATACcgttttattacttttcattcACCATAATTTTGGATTGTTGTAAACAGCATCGTAACTTTGTAGAATGTTACGGTACAGCCGGAGCAAAGGTACTACACCTGCACCATGTTCACAGGCACACAGGCACTCGCCTACAATAATGTAAGGGATGcggagataaataataaaaaaagaaaaaaagaaagaaaaaaaatgcggaaagaaaaatcaaacgtgtgtgtgtgtgtctgtctgcgcgTGTCTGTGCTCATACTTATACATACCAAGGTATATATAAGGTGAAATATAGCACTGTAGCTCATTAGAATTCCGCCGTAATTGAACGTACGAAGGCTCGAACCTCATCCCTAAAATGACTCATGTCGTGCGAGACGCGACTAGTGACGACAGACTTAATTAGTATGAGTCACCTCTGCCCGCCAACATGTGTGATTCCCAAGGTCTAATATGAGCAAGGGGTTTCAGACAAGATAGGGTAGGCAGGCGTAAGGAAAAATGAATCGTATTCTTGAAAAATGCTTCCTTTTTTGAGTGTATTATCTACCATTCACAATCCTGCCGCCTGCATGCGCTAAGAAGGGAGCCATGGCGTTACATAATCTCTCAGAAAATTGAACATGAACGATAATATACCGTGtaattcttctcttccatttacGCTCCCTCGCGAGAGGCACCTCTAATTGATATCATATGCTTcttaatgtattttcatttttcaattttcttcgtTATATTGCAAAGAACAGAAGTGATATCAGATGCCCAGTTTTGTGCACCGGGATGGCGGCGGGAATCTGTGTCAGCCAAGAGGTCTGTGCGTGTCTCTTTATGCTTGTTTGCTGATGGAATGTAACGTAaactctgttcgtctgtctgtatcatctttcgttctctctctctctctctctctctcaatctctctctctctctctctctctctctctctctctctctctctctctctctctctctctctctctctctctctctctctctcttcttctctctctctctctctctctctctctctctctctctctctcttctctttctctctctctctctctctctcttctctcctccttctctctctctctctctctctctctctctctctctctctctctcttctctctctctctctctctttctgtgtgtgtgtgtgtgtgtgtcctgattttgtttttactaattttatctctatcttacaaacacgcatatagttatacacaaacatacacagtgaagatgaatatataagtaaactCCCAGTTACCTCCACGAAGTAATTCGTTCTATGTCACCTGTAATCACGTGAGTGGGTGGGCGAGGATGTACTAAtcggtaatgggggggggggggggaacaagtgcgggcccccccctcctctcccatattCCCGACACTGACACTCTAATTATGTAAGTGGGTCATGAAAAGGCATCCGTGTGTTTGCCTGTAGCactagtatgtatgtgtgtcagagagatatatgttgttttgttacGGGTATGATTGTGAGTTGCTCTGTTGACATTTGTGAATAATCTTggctattcatttattcattcattttttgatAGATCACCgagcatttttttctgaaaattttattTGTGCCAGTCTTTTCTCCAGACTTGGTGCTTTGAAGGCGTGTTTTGAAGGACAAGCTCCGAGGCAGATCCCGTCAGCAGCTGCTCTCGAAATGGCGCGGGTCACCGGTACAGGTGTTCTGACACCGCTTGAGCACCTGCTCCTccgaggggtggggagggaggctcACTCATGCAAAACACTTACCAGATTCTCGATAAGGCGCCTGAGCGAAAGcggtgggcgtgagggcggagTAGAGACGATGCTGGGCGCGGGCCTGGGCGAGCTGCTCCTGAGGCGTCGGGCGAGAAGATGGAGGCCTCTCTAAGATGCCTATGCCCTCCTTGGCCAAGGAGTCTGTGGAAGCCACTCTAGAAGCAAAGCAAACGTTTCCCGAATAGAATTATTCGAATTTCAAAATATCATGCTATACATCCAATTAGCACAGgttgaacaaaaaataaataacgcgAAACAACTATAGTTAACTTTTccgacaaaataaagaaaatgacggGGTTCTTACAATACGATCCCGTTACAAAACCGAAGAGGCACGCTTCCAGTCAAAAATTCAAGATTTTTGTTTGGCTCAACTGTCATTGCCAAACTTGCTAAACAGATGCAACATACAGTTACCTACACAGACAGTGACAGTATTTACCTCCGATAGTTCTTAGCTCAAACGTAGCATCTAATATAACGTCTTACCGTGAGATTTTCCTGTGGGTGACGCTACTGGAGAGGAGAGGGTGTTCCGGCCGAGGGCACAGACATCCGCAGAACCTCCTGAGGAAGGCCATGACGCCGCTGTCGCTCTCCTCGCTCATCCTCGAGGAGCCGAGGGAGCTGCCCTTCTCGTCCACGTCGAACGGGTTGTAGCCGTCGTGGCGTTTTTTCGTTTGCATGTCAGACATTTTCATGGGAAAGTGTTCTGTTGTGGCCATCACGTCCAGCGCATTAAAAGTTAGCGAAGACGCACAGTTTCAAGAACCTCTGGAGTGGTAACTTCCCATCCCTTATCGTCGTTGGACATATTCGCCCGCCACACTTCTTTCTTGACATACTAAACGGAatgaacatataaaataaatctattCACTAGTTTTTAGAGCTATGCCCGATTTATAAACTAATTCTTCACTGTCTTTGATCAGTGCGGCCATAATGTATGACCGCGCAAACAGAGCACAACGTGTCAACAGCAGCCGGTGACAGAACGGACTGGGTGATCGCGGCTCTGACATCAGACTATGGTCTTGTGATCACTTCGTACACCTGCGCCGCATAAATTTGACGTATATATTTTGTTTCGCCTTTTTTGCAAAATACACTtaggcgtttttttttgtttttgtgttttgtttgctttatttAGTCTAATCAGCATCTTTACAGTCTAAAAGACAACAAATGATCAAAGAAACACAAAGCCCTTGTACAAACCGAAGTCGGAGCCAAACCAGACGAATGACACGGGGAAACACCTGTGCCTGGGCGGAGGCGGAGCCGACAGATGCTCATGGTGGAGGTGTACTCAGGTGCACGACAACGCCATCCAGGTAAAACACTCGGCGAGATTCCTTCGTTTTGACAACGGTTCACGACAGAATAACCAATAAACGCATGGAGATGAGTCTTAGGTATCGTCTCTTCAGTTATtccttcagttatatatatatatatatatatatatatatatatatatatatatatatatatatatatatatataaaatatatatatatatacgtatatatatatatatatatataatatatatatacgtatatatatatatatatatatatatatatatatatataatatatatatatatatatatatatatatatatatatgtgtgtgtgtgtgtgtgtgtatgtgtgtatgtgtgtgtgtgtgtgtgtgtgtgtgtgtgtgtgtgtgtgtgtgtgtgtgtgtgtgtgtgtgtgtgtgtgtgtgtgtgtgtgtgtgtgtgtgtgtgtgtgtgtgtgtgtgtgtgtgtgtgtatgagcatgcatattatattatatatatatatatatatatatatatatatattatatatatatatatataatatgaatattatatatatatatatatatatatatatatatataatagataatattatatattatatatatatatatatatatatatatatatatatatatataattaatatatatatattatatatatatatatatatatatatatatattatatattatataattatatatatgatattatatatcacataatatatatattataattatatatataactatatttttactatatatatataaaattatttataattatataatatatatatatatatatatatatatatatatatatatatatatatatatatatggagagaatatCTGGCAACGTGTAAGAGAGGTGTCACGGTTAGGTCAGTGATGATAAGTGCTATAAATTACGAGTGAGTAGTAAtatgtgatagtgctacataagagagaaagatttttgaatatatagattatattctaAGCAAAATAGAAGTAATAATTCATACAAACATCTTACaattctataaaattcaatattggaccatgcatacatggatcttttaaactaaaagggaTGCCAGAAAGAAACTAGGAATATtaggttccattaccgtgctaaataagttcataaggtcccagtactcatcgagagtgccacagtagatTAAAGCAGCGGTATAAAAACTAATAATCACCCCCCCCATAAGAAAAAGattaccaaattacgaaatcattaaaaaatgacaagcatcaccagtccatcacaaaatcaggtagctttaaacatggttaccataaagcgacaaatataaacagctactcgacagaagatccgccagataaagtATGCATTAACAAAGCATATTTCAAGTAATGGCACCTCAACCGAGTGCCAGACGCGGACCCCGCAACCTATGGTCGCGGACGGCCAAGGGTGcaggccggtaggcttagcaaccgttAAGGAATGCAatacctctccgaaaaactgccagatacaaaatcacctttctaagttcgtctaacccaaaccaaatccttacccattctaacatcgtcctaaatcctctgAGTCTAGCTGCCATGGTGAACAGACGTGTTTTTGCCTCCTCTCCACAGCCACCTAATAACTCAGAAAACCATGGCATCTCCTGGTCCTGCAGAGTCGGCTCTCAGGGGGCAAGCCAGGGAGTTTCCCTGGTGCTTACTTGGGCAGCTAGCCTGAGCCCTAATCCCCAAAGCAAAAGGGGACCCTTGGCCAAGGATTTCGTGCCCCCTTCCCAGGGTAATGAGACCTCCAACCTAGGATATGGGCCCTTGGCAGTGCGGGTCAAAGCTGCTACCTCACCCATGACAATGCCCCTCACCCGGGGCAAAGGGCGACTCAACATCCCGGACAATCACAGTAGCCTGATTAGACATAACGAAACCAGAAAATACAATGATAAAGTGAGGGCAATGAAGAAACAGATCGGATAAATGGAAACTGTGTATACAGTGGAGACTGAAAAGCCGTCTATCAGGAAGGCAGCATAACCATAGTGTTCAACATGATCCTATGCTTttttgcaacaacaaaaaaaagcctGGGCTTGGATGGTTTTATGTGATCAAATCAGGAAACTGTACAGCCCAGATAAGATCGACAATGCCTACAACATCATTTTACATATATCAGATTCTAGAAGGACAAGAAACATAACTAAAGACATTAAAAGAATGACAAACTCCATAATGCATACCATGATCGATTAATGCATAAAAGAAGACAACATAGTGTTTGCTACAACAACGACAGACACTCACGCCACTGATTGGTCTCTGCCACCAAAGAAAACAGGTATTTCTACACTTTTTGTGAAAATCTTTCAAAAGCCAAAACaccaagaaacaaacacaacatgAACCCTCCTTCGTCAGTCAAGATCTTGTTGAAAATAAAACTGATTTGCTGATTGGACTGTTCTCCGAACTACAATCTGCAATAAACTGTTTAATAAACCAAGGTGTGATGCCTTTTCAACCGCAGGAATGCAGAAAGGAAACATTTGTCAGAACATTCTCTACCCCATCCCATCACACAGCACCCGATCTCTCAACCCCTGTCCTCGATCACTCTGCCTATcaatccttccctttcgcatcccctccccctgtcagaaTTTCCTCTACCTCTACGTCACAAAATAAAGACATAATCAAACTCCTACACCTTCCACGGCAGTACCCACGAACAAcacctctcctatctcccctccaccaccaccctcccccgaCACTCCGTCTCCTCTACCTACTCCCTCTCTACTCACTCCAACCCAGCAGACTCACGACCTTGCTGACGCGCCTGCCACTCCGGAGCCATGCAAGCGTTTGCTGAGCAGCAACACTGAAATGTCCTCAAACAGTTAGGAAtgaagcttctacacaagtaacacctAGAAGTTATGGtagaaacagtaaaaggaaaaacaagcaaaaacatcttCGACCAGACCGCCAATGGGAAGATACATCATACCACCACGTGCCTGGAGTACCTGCCCCCCTTACTACCCCTCCTACTCCACAAGCGCCACAGCTCGTCATCAACATCTACACCGAACGAGCggaaacacagaaacaaagaaacgagCAGCTgcagccaaccctgctggagtgGCATCCCAGGTAAACTACTCCcgctcccaccaagatacacctatactgtctacctctcaataaaaaacCGTGACTGTACAAACAGAGCAATGGTCCTCATTCCCCGTAGGCGAGCCCCTGGTTACAGCGGTGATCAGGATCGCTACAGAGGAGAGTGCTAAAATTTTCCGGTTAAAAACAGGTCGcctcacgttgatgaacctttgcacatataatataaggacaatgagaaatgAATCCCACTTCCTAACATTACTTGAGAAACTCTCTTTCACTAAataggatgttgtaggactctgtgaagatggaagactaggcgaagaagagaagatactaaatgatggacaggtgctctattggagaggtaaacctcagggtagcaagcaggaattaggggtaggtttcttggttcacaaacgtttagaagaGCATATCATGGAATTTTAGAGCATAAGctaaagagtggcttcagtaacaatgaaATCAAACAATAGGTACATCTTAGAGATTGTTCAagtcacaataattatgggagattttaatgccaaaagagagggaaaacaccaggagaAGACAGAATTATTATAGACCTTATGATAGATGTAGGAGAAATTGCGACAGTGAAAAActtcgaaagcctggaaaaatacaacaattattttgatacataaaaaaggggatagaaaggatttaAAAGCTACCGACTCATAAGCCTCCcctcagttacttacaaactgttcacaaaagtcttcacaacttgcatctctgacagtctggattctaacaaGCCTAGAcaacaggcaggcttctgcagtggattctcaacaacagaccacatccacaggttcacccaaataaga encodes the following:
- the LOC119575168 gene encoding uncharacterized protein LOC119575168; its protein translation is MATTEHFPMKMSDMQTKKRHDGYNPFDVDEKGSSLGSSRMSEESDSGVMAFLRRFCGCLCPRPEHPLLSSSVTHRKISRVASTDSLAKEGIGILERPPSSRPTPQEQLAQARAQHRLYSALTPTAFAQAPYRESDSQKPSWPALPPVAPPRRSHAPQAASSPASRPLPDALAFHAHPNPLISNAHISRSTLSLDTDCQLATPPALTPMGSPRLERASSLQGVANVSASNYSTPTGESPATTPTTPRTKMANWSAVISGLNHLMKSKAEHPQPFSLQDEEQHKSSDDEAEDMPEPACVRPAAGGVTDPAKECYGAVTLKVLSRQGRWVRVLVCGLSGLPWVGGSGGLMLEVNIEPGGRPRWLVLPHAHGPNVNVKLEAVVKQPREIKTKKKFLVKVGVWVCGRVWRHAALGHALTPLREPGNPVTAQLLHHTQLTEDLGLVEVSLRCDYSDDLMKQVVGTSMAEVILTLEVLRAKNLRPFNPGLLSKAKHSKKKEHAEVVCRVGLWVKGERIERKSSTPVKLPVTHDPVIRNRSVFNIPRDHLQNAALIVKVLYTSKWAGEDTVGRVKLGPLLYLGTSPDQASINSQPDYNTSITLSHWGQALKTPGPVTMWHHLQL